AAACTTACGAAGATTACCAGCAGATGAGTAGAAAAGACTCACAAAAGGAAGCCAAACAGGGCAGCAGATGGCATATGAAGGGAAGAAGAAACCGGAATATCATTTTGATGATCTTAATTCTTGTCTTTGTGGGAAGCTGGCTGATTCCTGGTATTTTTGGCATTGTGATTGGAATTGCAGGAGGAATTTTTGGCAGTTGTGCGGGATTGTTGTTTGGAGGACTTGGACTGGTCGGTGCTGGAATTTATAAGATGTTTACGACAGTTCCATATGGTTTATTGTTGATGGGCGGCGGTTTTCTGATGATCGCTGGTGGGATTTTATTATTATGGTCCCTTGTATGGATCTGTGCAAATGCTATTCCATGGATCATTGCAAAGATCCGTGAATTTTGGAACAGGAATTTTGGGAGAGGATGTGAATAAGTTTGAAGACATTTAAGAAA
The sequence above is drawn from the Anaerostipes hadrus ATCC 29173 = JCM 17467 genome and encodes:
- a CDS encoding DUF1700 domain-containing protein; the encoded protein is MNREEYLKRLSFLLKDLPEEEIEDAIAYYEDYFEEAGEEKEEQVIKELGSPEKIAKMIRDSVQENQASSEYTEEGYRQETYEDYQQMSRKDSQKEAKQGSRWHMKGRRNRNIILMILILVFVGSWLIPGIFGIVIGIAGGIFGSCAGLLFGGLGLVGAGIYKMFTTVPYGLLLMGGGFLMIAGGILLLWSLVWICANAIPWIIAKIREFWNRNFGRGCE